One genomic region from Paroceanicella profunda encodes:
- the pdxH gene encoding pyridoxamine 5'-phosphate oxidase — MSQTEAPSGKFAATDPFALVRDWLAEATASEINDPNAIALATVSPEGLPNVRMVLLKDIEDDAFVFYTNYESAKAGEILATGKAAFVMHWKSLRRQVRVRGLVEKEDGPAADAYYASRSLASRLGAWASKQSRPLKSRGALMAEVAKVTALKGPNPPRPPHWGGFRIRPVEIEFWADGAHRLHDRFRWTRADPSATEWEVARLNP, encoded by the coding sequence ATGTCGCAGACAGAGGCCCCATCGGGGAAATTCGCCGCCACGGACCCGTTTGCGCTGGTGCGCGACTGGCTTGCCGAGGCCACGGCGAGCGAGATCAACGACCCGAACGCCATCGCCCTTGCCACGGTGTCTCCCGAGGGCCTGCCGAACGTGCGCATGGTCCTGCTCAAGGACATCGAGGATGACGCATTCGTGTTCTACACCAATTACGAGAGCGCGAAGGCCGGCGAGATCCTCGCCACCGGCAAGGCCGCCTTCGTGATGCATTGGAAGAGCCTGCGCCGGCAGGTGCGGGTGCGCGGGCTGGTGGAGAAGGAGGACGGCCCGGCCGCCGACGCCTATTACGCCTCCCGCTCGCTTGCCAGCCGCCTCGGGGCCTGGGCCTCGAAACAGTCCCGCCCGCTGAAGTCGCGCGGGGCGCTGATGGCCGAGGTGGCGAAGGTAACGGCCCTCAAGGGCCCCAACCCGCCGCGTCCGCCGCACTGGGGCGGGTTCCGCATCCGCCCGGTGGAGATCGAGTTCTGGGCCGACGGCGCGCACCGCCTGCACGACCGCTTTCGCTGGACCCGGGCGGACCCTTCCGCGACGGAATGG